A single Anopheles funestus chromosome 2RL, idAnoFuneDA-416_04, whole genome shotgun sequence DNA region contains:
- the LOC125760729 gene encoding low molecular weight phosphotyrosine protein phosphatase 1-like, translated as MKILFVCIGNSCRSPMAESVMKSVAAQHNLTDWYVDSAALREWNVGRRPEERALAVLAEHELTSDHVGRLICTNDFRQFDYVFGMDESNVADLLHLAPIDARAKIELLGNYRGRELDRIIIDPYFEHGIHGFRRCFDQIVICCENFVKTHGRPVS; from the exons ATGAAGATCCTCTTCGTTTGCATCG GCAACTCGTGCCGTTCGCCAATGGCCGAAAGTGTGATGAAAAGTGTCGCCGCACAGCATAACCTCACCGACTGGTACGTTGACAGTGCGGCATTGCGCGAGTGGAACGTTGGCCGTCGACCGGAAGAACGGGCGCTCGCCGTCCTAGCGGAACACGAGCTCACCTCGGATCACGTCGGACGGCTGATCTGCACGAATGATTTCCGTCAGTTCGATTATGTGTTCGGTATGGATGAGTCGAATGTGGCCGATCTGCTACATCTGGCGCCCATTGACGCTAGAGCCAAAATAGAACTGCTCGGTAACTACCGTGGCCGGGAGCTGGACAGGATTATCATCGATCCGTACTTT GAACACGGAATACATGGGTTTCGACGCTGTTTCGATCAAATTGTGATATGCTGCGAAAATTTCGTCAAAACTCACGGACGACCGGTGTCATGA